In Geminocystis sp. NIES-3709, a single genomic region encodes these proteins:
- a CDS encoding cation-translocating P-type ATPase, whose protein sequence is MVSLLNPPESKITDTITIDVNGMKCAGCVKAVERQIIQHKGIISANVNLITSVALIEYESSIVQPETLAKKLTAVGFPSQVRVIDDDFENHQEKIQEKRRLERKTQEYQLISAIFLLIFSSIGHLHHLGIHSLHWLTNIWFHWGLATASLLIPGREILLNGWQGLWQRKPNMNSLVGLGTTCAYLASCVALIYPSLGWECFFDEPVMLLGFIFLGRVLESRARSRAIESLEDLLSIRPQFARLIGKINSNQDQGLEIPAVQVKPQEWVRVLSGEQFPVDGIIIEGETTVDESLLTGESLPVFKKKGDKVSAGTINHSGMIILEAVKTGKNTVLSQIINTVENAQTRKAPVQKLADTVSGYFTYTIISIALLVFCFWYFWGTQIWSNLLLELHTSRMILSLKLAIDVLVIACPCALGLATPTAILVGTTTGAENGLLIKGGDVLEQVKNLSTIVFDKTGTLTQGYPEIIEIIPFCSLSETEILQIAASLEIVTNHPLAKAIVNKSQQLTLDTLPMESLTNCAGRGVKGKIGEDWFYLGNRSWLDDHNIKIDPTIIFQNEQRAVEGKIVVYLAKNSVLMGLMTFSDKTRPDAQSTVKTLENMGLDVIMMSGDQPLTAQYIAQKLGIKTYYGGLTPSDKSDLITKIQQQSENIVAMVGDGVNDAPAMMTAQFAIAMNQGSEVAIKTAGIVLTRGKLKDVVTAINLSKLTLRKIQQNLFWALSYNLIAIPIAGGSLLRYHHILLNPASAGALMAVSSIIVVTNSLLLKYQFRQMENSKLTHNT, encoded by the coding sequence TTGCTTTAATTGAGTATGAAAGTTCGATCGTACAACCAGAAACCTTAGCAAAAAAATTGACGGCTGTAGGATTTCCTTCTCAAGTGAGAGTTATCGATGACGATTTTGAGAATCATCAAGAGAAAATACAAGAAAAAAGAAGATTAGAACGCAAAACTCAGGAATATCAGTTAATTAGTGCCATTTTTTTACTAATTTTTTCTTCTATTGGACATTTGCACCATTTAGGTATTCATTCCTTACATTGGTTAACAAATATCTGGTTTCATTGGGGTTTAGCTACGGCTAGTTTATTGATTCCGGGTAGAGAAATTTTGCTCAACGGATGGCAGGGTTTATGGCAAAGAAAACCGAATATGAATAGTTTAGTCGGGTTGGGTACTACCTGTGCCTATCTAGCTAGTTGTGTGGCATTGATTTATCCTTCCTTGGGATGGGAATGTTTTTTTGATGAACCAGTGATGTTATTAGGGTTTATTTTTTTAGGTAGGGTGTTAGAATCAAGAGCTAGAAGTCGTGCGATCGAGTCTTTAGAAGATTTATTAAGTATTCGCCCTCAATTTGCTCGTTTAATCGGTAAAATTAACTCAAATCAAGATCAAGGATTAGAAATTCCTGCGGTACAAGTTAAACCTCAAGAATGGGTTAGAGTTTTATCAGGAGAGCAGTTTCCCGTAGATGGTATTATTATCGAAGGAGAAACCACCGTAGATGAATCTTTATTGACAGGAGAATCCTTACCCGTATTTAAGAAAAAAGGAGATAAAGTTTCGGCAGGTACGATCAATCATTCAGGTATGATTATCTTAGAAGCAGTAAAAACAGGCAAAAATACTGTTTTGAGTCAAATTATCAACACCGTAGAAAATGCTCAAACTCGCAAAGCACCTGTACAAAAATTGGCGGACACCGTATCAGGTTATTTTACTTATACCATTATCTCGATCGCCTTGTTAGTTTTTTGTTTTTGGTACTTTTGGGGGACACAAATTTGGTCAAATCTTCTCCTCGAATTACACACCAGTAGGATGATTTTGAGTCTCAAATTAGCCATTGATGTCTTAGTTATAGCTTGTCCTTGTGCATTAGGTTTAGCTACTCCCACAGCGATTTTAGTCGGCACTACTACTGGGGCAGAAAATGGGTTATTAATTAAAGGAGGAGATGTGCTAGAACAAGTTAAGAATTTAAGTACGATCGTATTTGACAAAACAGGCACATTAACTCAAGGATACCCTGAAATCATTGAAATTATACCTTTTTGCTCTCTCTCAGAAACAGAAATTTTACAGATAGCGGCTAGTTTAGAAATCGTTACTAATCATCCCCTCGCCAAAGCTATCGTCAATAAATCTCAACAATTAACCCTTGATACTCTCCCCATGGAATCTCTCACTAACTGTGCAGGTAGAGGAGTTAAAGGCAAAATCGGAGAAGATTGGTTTTATCTTGGTAATCGATCGTGGTTAGATGATCATAACATCAAAATTGACCCTACAATAATCTTTCAAAATGAGCAACGGGCAGTAGAAGGCAAAATCGTTGTCTATCTAGCAAAAAATAGCGTTTTAATGGGCTTAATGACTTTTTCGGATAAAACTAGACCTGATGCACAAAGTACGGTTAAAACCTTGGAAAATATGGGCTTAGACGTAATCATGATGAGTGGAGATCAACCTTTGACAGCTCAATATATTGCTCAAAAATTAGGTATAAAAACTTATTACGGTGGCTTAACTCCCTCCGATAAAAGCGACTTAATCACTAAAATTCAACAACAGTCAGAAAATATAGTGGCAATGGTGGGAGATGGTGTGAATGATGCACCAGCCATGATGACTGCTCAATTTGCGATCGCCATGAATCAAGGTTCAGAAGTAGCCATAAAAACTGCAGGAATCGTCTTGACTAGGGGAAAATTAAAAGATGTGGTAACGGCTATTAATTTAAGTAAACTTACCCTGAGAAAAATTCAACAGAACTTATTTTGGGCATTAAGTTATAATCTCATTGCTATACCCATTGCGGGAGGAAGTTTATTAAGGTATCATCACATTTTATTGAATCCTGCTAGTGCTGGAGCGTTAATGGCGGTAAGTTCAATTATTGTAGTAACAAACTCCTTGCTTCTAAAATATCAATTTCGTCAAATGGAGAATTCAAAATTAACTCATAATACCTAA
- a CDS encoding FHA domain-containing protein, translated as MTPIPAQPHKAHILIVEDDKGRREILLRKSKYSLGRSQQSDIRIHSPFVSRHHATMVRQFDEQGYTYYDILDGDGHNNVSANGILVNGRKVNNQQLKNGDKVVFGPQVFVIYQHCQRDIFPSLPPDDPFDITLIDPAMMIADWEEEITS; from the coding sequence ATGACTCCAATTCCAGCCCAACCTCATAAAGCTCATATACTAATAGTCGAAGATGATAAAGGGAGACGAGAAATTCTTCTTAGAAAAAGTAAATATTCTTTAGGAAGATCACAACAGTCTGACATTCGTATTCATTCTCCTTTTGTTTCTCGTCATCATGCGACAATGGTTAGACAATTTGATGAACAAGGCTATACTTATTATGATATTTTAGATGGTGATGGTCATAATAATGTCAGTGCTAACGGTATTTTAGTGAATGGTAGAAAAGTTAATAATCAGCAATTGAAAAATGGAGATAAAGTTGTTTTTGGCCCTCAAGTTTTTGTAATATATCAACATTGTCAAAGAGATATTTTTCCTTCTTTACCCCCTGATGATCCTTTTGATATTACTTTAATTGATCCTGCTATGATGATTGCAGATTGGGAAGAAGAAATAACAAGTTAG